The genomic region CCCGCCGGTGCGGAAGATCTCGACCAGCAACTGCACCCAGCCCGGCATAGGCCCGGATCGTAGCGAGACGGAACGGGCGCCGGCGTTCGCCCTCTATACTCACGCCCCGTGTGCCCACGTTGCCCGAGCTCTGTTCCTGCCGCGCCGAACGCCGCCGTCTCCGGGGCGAGCGGTCTGTCCCACCGCACGGTCGCGCCGCTCGAAGCGATCGAACGTGAACTCGCTTCGAGCATCGAACGGGCCGGTTACCCGGGCGTCCTGGACGCGGCGGTTCGCTACGCGGCTCTCGACGGCGGAAAGCGGCTGCGACCGCTGCTGGCGTGGCACGCCTGTCGAACCGTCTGCGGCCGAGGCGAGCCTGCCCTGCCGGTCTGCGCCGCTGTAGAACTGGTCCACGCCTTCAGCCTCGTCCACGACGACCTGCCGTGCATGGACGACGACGATCTGCGCCGCGGTCGGCCCACGCTGCATCGGCACGCGGGCGAGGCCGTTGCACTGCTCGCCGGCGACGCCATGCTCGCGCTCGCCTTCGCGACCGTCGCCCGTGTCTCCGATACCGCGCTCTCCTCGTCGCTCGCCACGGAACTCGCGCAGGCGACCTCGGCGATGATCGTCGGCCAGACGCTCGACACGCTCGGGCACGACGAACTCGCTCCGACGCACGCGACGCTCGAACGCATCCACGCCAAGAAGACGGGCGCGCTCATCCGAGCCGCGGTTCGCATGGGCGCGATCGTGGGCCTGCGCGAGCCGGGGGGGCAACCGGAGTGCCCCGACCCTCTTGCCGCACTGACGGACTACGCCGAGGCCATCGGCCTGCTCTTTCAGATCATCGACGACCTGCTCGACGTCGAGCAGACGCACGAACAGACCGGCAAGCGAACCGGCAAGGACGCCGCCGGCGGGAAACTCACCTATCCCGGGTTGCTCGGCATCGAGGCGTCACGCCGAGCGGCCTCCGAACTCC from Synechococcales cyanobacterium CNB harbors:
- a CDS encoding polyprenyl synthetase family protein, which produces MCPRCPSSVPAAPNAAVSGASGLSHRTVAPLEAIERELASSIERAGYPGVLDAAVRYAALDGGKRLRPLLAWHACRTVCGRGEPALPVCAAVELVHAFSLVHDDLPCMDDDDLRRGRPTLHRHAGEAVALLAGDAMLALAFATVARVSDTALSSSLATELAQATSAMIVGQTLDTLGHDELAPTHATLERIHAKKTGALIRAAVRMGAIVGLREPGGQPECPDPLAALTDYAEAIGLLFQIIDDLLDVEQTHEQTGKRTGKDAAGGKLTYPGLLGIEASRRAASELHARAVLALNPLGPGAAALRELADYIAVRTK